A region from the Peromyscus leucopus breed LL Stock chromosome 9, UCI_PerLeu_2.1, whole genome shotgun sequence genome encodes:
- the LOC114682261 gene encoding olfactory receptor 10G3 — translation MERLNYTLLTEFILTGVPHPPRLRTFLFVFFLLIYILTQLGNLLILITVCADTQLHARPMYIFLGALSIIDMGISTIIVPRLMMNFTPGVKPIPFGGCVAQLYFYHFLGSSQCFLYTTMAYDRYLAICQPLRYPVLMSAKLSTLLVVGAWVAGSIHGAIQAILTFRLPYCGPNQVDYFFCDIPAVLKLACADTTVNELVTFVDIGVVVASCFSLILLSYIYIIRAILRIRTADGRRRAFSTCGAHVTIVTVYYVPCAFIYLRPDSHSVLDGAAALFPTAITPFLNPLIYTLRNQEVKSALRRMIGGQRAKGEV, via the coding sequence ATGGAAAGACTCAACTACACACTCTTGACTGAGTTCATCCTGACAGGAGTTCCCCACCCTCCCAGGCTAAGGACCTTcctctttgtgttctttttgCTAATCTACATCCTGACTCAGCTGGGGAACCTGCTCATCCTGATCACTGTCTGTGCAGACACACAGCTCCATGCGCGCCCCATGTATATCTTCCTTGGCGCTCTCTCCATCATTGACATGGGCATCTCTACCATTATCGTCCCCCGCCTCATGATGAACTTCACTCCAGGTGTGAAGCCCATCCCATTTGGGGGCTGTGTGGCTCAGCTTTACTTCTATCATTTTTTAGGAAGCTCTCAGTGTTTCCTCTACACCACAATGGCCTATGACAGGTACCTGGCAATATGTCAACCTCTGCGTTACCCAGTACTCATGTCTGCTAAGCTGAGTACCTTGCTGGTGGTTGGGGCTTGGGTGGCTGGCTCAATCCATGGAGCAATCCAGGCCATTCTAACCTTCCGTTTGCCCTACTGTGGTCCCAACCAGGTAGATTATTTCTTCTGTGACATCCCTGCAGTTTTGAAGCTAGCCTGTGCAGATACCACAGTCAATGAGTTGGTGACTTTTGTAGACATTGGAGTGGTGGTTGCCAGTTGTTTCTCCCTGATCCTCCTCTCCTACATCTATATCATTCGGGCCATCCTGAGAATCCGCACAGCTGATGGGCGGCGAAGGGCCTTCTCAACATGTGGAGCCCATGTGACTATTGTTACCGTGTACTATGTGCCCTGTGCCTTCATCTACCTGAGACCTGACAGCCACAGCGTCCTGGATGGGGCAGCTGCTCTCTTCCCCACAGCCATCACTCCTTTCCTCAATCCCCTCATCTACACTCTGAGGAACCAGGAGGTGAAGTCGGCCTTGAGGAGAATGATAGGGGGCCAGAGGGCGAAGGGTGAGGTGTGA